In Mesorhizobium sp. 113-3-3, a genomic segment contains:
- a CDS encoding GMC family oxidoreductase, producing the protein MVFDYIVIGGGSSGSVMASRLSADGDRVLLIEAGPDTPPNAVPDDILEGNPTRAYFNPDYQWPSLDATTVRDGRKTIHYEQARVMGGGSSINAQVANRGGPEDYNDWASSGAAGWSWEEVLPYFRRLECDLDFEGEFHGKTGPLPITRVRQSDWSGFIRAVSKAYENEGIHFRPDFNGEFGDGYSVVPLTNRNGQRVSAAMAYLSESVRSRPNLTILSETTVVRLIFSGRAIKGVETENSCGRQSYSASVVILCAGAIHSPAILMRSGIGPAEQLAKLGIPVVTELKGVGRSLQEHPGIAVSSYLKLSDRMAPNVSGHIQMHARYSSGYTGCPSTDMAISAVARSAWHPLGKRLGSLYFWVNRTYSTGTIVLKDRSHAVAPDIDFNWLSDERDAARLKQGFRFIARLLKQDSLSAVALNPFPSAWNARAKQVSKVNCINYALTSVLALLMDCSPRLRRGLIRHLITDGHTISELIDDEGQLDRFVRQNVTGNWHPTSSCRMGAASDPAAVTDPSGRVRGVFGLRVADASVMPFCPRANTNIPTIMVAEKMADVVLEENRRG; encoded by the coding sequence TTGGTTTTCGATTATATCGTGATCGGTGGCGGTTCCTCTGGATCCGTCATGGCGAGCAGGCTCTCCGCCGATGGAGATCGCGTACTGCTCATCGAAGCGGGGCCTGATACGCCCCCGAATGCCGTCCCTGATGACATCCTGGAAGGCAATCCAACACGTGCTTACTTCAATCCTGATTATCAATGGCCTTCACTCGACGCGACCACGGTCCGGGATGGCCGCAAGACAATTCATTACGAGCAGGCGAGGGTGATGGGCGGCGGCTCCAGCATCAATGCTCAGGTGGCTAACCGCGGTGGTCCCGAAGACTACAACGACTGGGCTTCGAGCGGTGCAGCGGGCTGGAGTTGGGAGGAGGTTCTACCCTACTTTCGCCGCCTCGAATGCGATCTTGATTTCGAGGGCGAATTCCACGGCAAGACTGGCCCACTACCTATAACACGTGTGCGGCAATCAGACTGGTCCGGCTTTATCCGAGCGGTATCCAAAGCGTATGAGAATGAGGGTATTCATTTCAGGCCAGACTTCAATGGTGAATTTGGTGACGGATACTCGGTTGTTCCCTTGACCAACCGCAACGGTCAGCGGGTTTCTGCTGCGATGGCCTACTTGTCCGAGAGTGTCCGCTCACGGCCCAATTTGACAATCTTGTCGGAGACGACGGTTGTGCGGCTCATCTTTTCGGGACGCGCCATAAAGGGCGTCGAAACGGAGAACAGCTGCGGTCGGCAGTCATATAGCGCTTCGGTTGTGATCCTCTGCGCCGGAGCCATCCATTCTCCCGCTATATTAATGCGCTCCGGGATCGGCCCGGCCGAGCAACTGGCAAAGCTCGGAATTCCAGTGGTTACAGAGTTGAAGGGTGTCGGCCGCAGCCTTCAGGAACACCCAGGGATCGCCGTTTCGTCGTACTTGAAACTAAGCGATCGCATGGCACCCAATGTGAGTGGCCACATCCAGATGCATGCTCGTTACTCGTCTGGCTACACCGGGTGCCCTTCCACAGATATGGCAATATCGGCGGTTGCCAGGTCGGCCTGGCACCCGCTTGGCAAGCGCCTGGGCTCCCTCTATTTTTGGGTCAACCGCACCTATTCGACAGGAACTATCGTCCTGAAGGATCGCTCACACGCAGTTGCACCGGACATCGATTTCAACTGGTTGAGCGACGAACGGGACGCCGCGCGATTGAAGCAGGGATTCCGTTTTATCGCCCGCCTGCTGAAGCAAGATTCACTGTCGGCCGTGGCACTCAACCCCTTCCCATCAGCTTGGAACGCACGAGCCAAGCAGGTTAGCAAGGTCAATTGCATTAATTACGCGCTTACATCGGTGTTGGCGCTGCTCATGGACTGCTCGCCACGGCTGCGCCGTGGCCTCATCAGACACTTGATAACCGATGGACATACCATTTCAGAACTGATTGATGACGAGGGGCAACTGGATCGGTTTGTCCGTCAGAACGTGACCGGCAATTGGCATCCGACATCAAGCTGCAGGATGGGGGCGGCCTCTGACCCGGCAGCCGTGACTGATCCGTCCGGCCGCGTTCGTGGCGTTTTCGGTTTGAGGGTTGCCGACGCATCGGTGATGCCATTCTGCCCCCGAGCCAACACAAATATTCCAACGATCATGGTGGCTGAAAAGATGGCTGATGTGGTTTTAGAAGAAAACCGGAGAGGTTAG
- the tnpC gene encoding IS66 family transposase encodes MSAPIDLSQFPDLPAEVVNAFAAVQFELSVERAARQHEQAVVAEKDAFITELKELIEKLESQVQDYRRTKFGPKSEKLDPTQMELALEDLETAIAETQAQIAFVEEKIAASTANCEKTASRRQRKARALPQSLPRVEQVIEPDSIACPCGCGNMVRIGEDRTERLDHIPARYQVIVAIRPKYACPKGRTGVVQARAPAHLLEGSWPTEALLAQIAVSKHSEHMPLNRQAAVMARHGVPIDRTVLADWLGRTGAVIAPVVDHMAMILKQGSSRLYVDETTAPVLDPGRGKTKTGYLWAILRDDRGWNGSAPPGVVFHYRPGRKGEYAAGILDGFNGTIQVDAYGGYSHLATPKRTGGDPLRLAFCWAHGRRKLIKSQPKKGLPIVDEALLRIAALYKIEDSIRGCDPDHRRAVRQHLSRPLVDEFFTWLTVQAARVSRKSDLGEAMAYMLKRQVGFRLFLNDGRVDIDSNLVENAIRSPAMNRRNALFAGHDEGGRNWARFASLIGTCKMNRVEPYAYLRDLFISLANGHLAKDIDALMPWAYAQRISASQ; translated from the coding sequence ATGTCTGCGCCCATTGATCTCAGCCAGTTCCCGGACCTGCCTGCAGAGGTGGTGAACGCCTTTGCGGCCGTACAGTTCGAGCTGTCGGTCGAGCGTGCGGCCCGTCAGCATGAGCAGGCGGTGGTGGCTGAAAAGGACGCCTTCATCACCGAGTTGAAGGAACTGATCGAGAAGCTGGAGAGCCAGGTTCAGGACTACCGCCGCACGAAGTTCGGGCCGAAATCGGAAAAGCTCGATCCGACGCAGATGGAACTGGCGCTGGAGGACCTGGAGACGGCAATTGCCGAAACACAGGCCCAGATCGCCTTCGTCGAGGAAAAGATCGCGGCCAGCACAGCCAATTGCGAAAAGACTGCTTCACGCAGGCAACGCAAGGCGCGTGCTCTGCCCCAGAGCCTGCCGCGCGTCGAACAGGTGATCGAGCCTGATAGCATTGCCTGCCCCTGTGGTTGCGGCAACATGGTCCGGATTGGCGAAGACCGGACGGAGCGGCTCGATCATATCCCGGCGCGCTATCAGGTGATCGTCGCGATCCGCCCGAAATATGCTTGCCCCAAGGGGCGCACGGGAGTGGTTCAGGCCAGGGCGCCGGCGCATTTGCTGGAAGGTAGCTGGCCGACCGAAGCCCTCTTGGCGCAGATCGCCGTGTCCAAGCATTCCGAACACATGCCGCTGAACCGGCAGGCCGCGGTCATGGCCCGACACGGAGTGCCGATCGACCGCACGGTCCTGGCCGACTGGCTGGGTCGGACGGGCGCCGTGATCGCGCCGGTGGTAGACCACATGGCCATGATCCTGAAACAGGGTAGCTCACGACTATATGTCGACGAGACCACGGCTCCGGTGTTGGATCCCGGGCGCGGCAAGACGAAAACTGGCTATCTCTGGGCTATTCTGCGCGACGACCGCGGCTGGAACGGATCTGCGCCGCCGGGCGTGGTGTTCCATTATCGGCCTGGGCGTAAAGGTGAATATGCCGCAGGTATCCTCGACGGCTTCAACGGCACGATCCAGGTCGATGCCTATGGCGGCTACTCCCACCTCGCAACGCCAAAACGCACGGGCGGCGATCCGTTGAGGCTGGCCTTCTGCTGGGCGCATGGCCGCAGAAAACTGATCAAGTCCCAGCCGAAGAAGGGTTTGCCCATCGTCGACGAGGCGTTGTTGCGCATCGCCGCCCTCTACAAGATCGAGGACAGCATCCGAGGTTGTGACCCCGATCATCGCCGGGCTGTCCGCCAGCACCTGTCCCGCCCCCTGGTGGACGAGTTCTTCACCTGGCTGACAGTTCAGGCCGCGCGCGTATCGCGCAAGTCCGACCTCGGCGAGGCCATGGCCTATATGCTGAAACGCCAGGTCGGCTTCCGGCTGTTCCTGAACGACGGCCGCGTCGACATCGACTCCAATCTCGTCGAAAACGCGATCAGAAGTCCGGCCATGAACCGCCGCAACGCTCTCTTTGCCGGCCATGATGAAGGCGGCCGTAATTGGGCCCGTTTCGCCAGCCTGATCGGCACATGCAAGATGAACCGCGTTGAACCATACGCCTACCTGCGCGATCTCTTCATCAGCCTCGCAAATGGCCACCTCGCCAAAGACATCGACGCCCTCATGCCCTGGGCCTATGCGCAACGGATCAGCGCATCACAATGA
- the tnpB gene encoding IS66 family insertion sequence element accessory protein TnpB (TnpB, as the term is used for proteins encoded by IS66 family insertion elements, is considered an accessory protein, since TnpC, encoded by a neighboring gene, is a DDE family transposase.) — protein MIVAGQRLPILIATRPVDFRCGHQALALMVQTELKLDPHSGVTVIFRSKRGNRVKILVWDGTGMVLTYKILEQGSFAWPKVQDGTMRLSRGQYEALFEGLDWRRVVAQRVAPPAAAG, from the coding sequence ATGATCGTCGCGGGCCAACGATTGCCGATCCTGATCGCGACGCGGCCGGTGGACTTCCGCTGTGGCCATCAGGCGCTGGCATTGATGGTGCAGACCGAGTTGAAGCTTGATCCGCATTCCGGGGTCACCGTGATCTTCCGGTCGAAGCGCGGGAATCGTGTAAAAATCCTGGTGTGGGATGGCACCGGAATGGTGCTGACCTACAAAATCCTGGAACAGGGCAGCTTTGCCTGGCCCAAAGTGCAGGATGGGACGATGCGGCTGTCGCGGGGGCAGTATGAAGCTTTGTTCGAAGGTCTCGACTGGCGACGCGTGGTAGCGCAGCGGGTAGCGCCGCCCGCTGCGGCAGGGTGA
- the tnpA gene encoding IS66-like element accessory protein TnpA, protein MADGEGFVGRCEVVEPRRGNRRWPNDLKARIVAESLQRGARVVDVARRHDLIAHQLSDWRRQARQGLLALPAELMPVPCENSGPFEPAFVPLAITTEPKEAADALPVPEPVEITLGIMTVEIGADLVVRVPGDVPVDRVAALVRAMRGTA, encoded by the coding sequence ATGGCGGATGGCGAGGGATTTGTTGGGCGATGCGAAGTTGTCGAGCCTCGTCGTGGAAACCGACGATGGCCTAATGATCTGAAGGCGCGGATTGTCGCGGAGAGCCTTCAACGCGGTGCGCGGGTTGTTGATGTTGCGCGTCGTCATGATCTCATTGCGCATCAGCTTTCGGACTGGCGACGGCAGGCGCGTCAGGGTCTTTTGGCGCTGCCTGCGGAACTGATGCCGGTGCCTTGCGAGAATAGCGGCCCATTCGAGCCTGCCTTCGTGCCCCTGGCGATTACGACGGAGCCGAAGGAGGCTGCCGATGCTTTGCCGGTTCCGGAGCCGGTCGAGATCACTTTGGGGATCATGACCGTGGAAATAGGCGCAGACCTCGTGGTGAGGGTTCCCGGCGATGTGCCGGTTGACCGGGTTGCGGCCTTGGTGCGTGCGATGCGCGGGACGGCATGA
- a CDS encoding IS701 family transposase, translated as MNLRDGIETSESRFAAYVETLASALGHADRVAPLKAYCTGLLLPGERKSVEPMAARVEPGRVQAAHQSLHHFVAKADWSDDAVLGVVRAQVLPALEGQGPIRAWIVDDTGFPKKGKHSVGVARQYCGQIGKQDNCQVAVSLSVATEQASLPVAYQLYLPEGWANDPDRRAKAGVPEDVIFRTKPEIALAQIRAALAAGVSPGVVLADAGYGNDSSLRTGLTEMGLTYVVGVQSSIRLWPPDTQPLPPKPWSGRGRPPSLVRRQADHAPVSAKDLAQALPEGAWCRVTWREGSKAPLASRFAAVRVRPAHRDYWRSAPRAEEWFLIEWPQGEVEPTKYWLSTLPEDTELAGLVDQAKLRWRIERDYQELKQEIGLGHYEGRGWRGFHHHATLAIAAYGFLVSERSLIPPSAPRSAPLLKAPALPEDYRPRGAAAPSRTPRQQFNRHRQG; from the coding sequence ATGAATCTCCGAGACGGAATCGAAACGAGTGAATCGCGTTTTGCGGCCTATGTCGAGACGCTCGCCTCGGCATTGGGTCATGCTGACCGGGTGGCGCCGCTGAAGGCCTATTGCACCGGGCTGCTTTTGCCAGGCGAGCGCAAGAGCGTCGAGCCGATGGCGGCACGGGTGGAGCCTGGGCGTGTTCAGGCGGCGCACCAGTCTCTGCATCACTTCGTGGCGAAAGCGGACTGGTCGGATGATGCCGTGCTTGGCGTCGTGCGGGCGCAGGTTCTGCCGGCACTTGAGGGTCAGGGGCCGATCCGCGCCTGGATCGTCGACGACACCGGCTTTCCCAAGAAAGGCAAGCATTCGGTGGGTGTGGCGCGGCAGTACTGCGGCCAGATCGGCAAGCAGGACAACTGCCAGGTCGCGGTCAGTCTGTCGGTTGCCACCGAACAGGCGAGCCTGCCGGTCGCCTATCAGCTCTATCTGCCGGAAGGCTGGGCCAACGACCCTGACCGGCGCGCCAAGGCAGGTGTGCCGGAGGATGTCATCTTCCGCACCAAGCCCGAAATCGCACTCGCGCAGATCCGGGCGGCGCTGGCGGCCGGCGTCTCGCCGGGCGTGGTGCTGGCCGATGCCGGTTATGGCAACGACAGCTCCTTGCGCACCGGGCTGACGGAGATGGGCTTGACCTATGTCGTCGGTGTCCAGTCCTCGATCCGTCTGTGGCCGCCGGACACGCAACCGCTGCCGCCCAAGCCATGGAGCGGCCGCGGCCGCCCACCTTCGCTCGTCCGACGCCAGGCCGACCACGCGCCCGTTTCGGCCAAGGACCTGGCGCAAGCGCTGCCCGAGGGCGCCTGGTGCCGCGTCACCTGGCGCGAGGGCTCCAAGGCGCCGCTCGCCTCGCGCTTTGCCGCCGTCCGCGTCCGCCCAGCCCATCGCGACTACTGGCGCTCCGCGCCACGAGCTGAGGAATGGTTCCTGATCGAGTGGCCGCAGGGCGAGGTCGAGCCGACCAAGTATTGGCTCTCGACCTTGCCGGAAGATACCGAACTCGCCGGCCTCGTCGACCAGGCCAAGCTGAGATGGCGGATCGAACGGGATTATCAGGAACTCAAGCAGGAGATCGGCCTTGGCCATTATGAGGGCCGAGGTTGGCGCGGCTTCCATCACCACGCCACGCTCGCGATCGCCGCTTACGGATTCCTAGTCTCCGAACGGAGTCTGATTCCCCCCTCAGCCCCACGCTCAGCGCCGCTCCTCAAGGCACCTGCGCTACCCGAAGATTATCGACCCCGCGGCGCCGCCGCTCCGTCCCGAACGCCACGTCAGCAATTCAATCGCCACCGTCAGGGTTAG
- a CDS encoding 2OG-Fe(II)-dependent halogenase WelO5 family protein: MATNQVAQTPAISPLIIKERTGSISTAEIISVLKGEITALHIKQAFSAEVAEDITTKFFGSPGLNERKDGVPGQYVGASHYRKDAATYFKEAENARPHVDALFGNLVDPVRAVFDALKRELHKQGIELRLARSEHGRANVCRALSWTGSGTFSLDPHDDVAQVLRAGNDYELSAVAHNTVAALNFYPSMPEEGGNLRLWSHKPTVADRKSQGVETTGYPYSAAYLEAVPSREIQLKAGDIALLDGGFVHGVTGQSGNGTRRVLLNSFFGFARPDLVLWWT; the protein is encoded by the coding sequence ATGGCGACTAACCAAGTAGCTCAGACGCCGGCCATCTCGCCTCTTATAATCAAAGAACGAACCGGCTCGATCAGCACTGCGGAGATCATCTCAGTTCTGAAAGGTGAGATCACGGCTCTGCACATTAAGCAAGCTTTCAGCGCCGAAGTAGCCGAGGACATCACTACGAAGTTTTTTGGCAGTCCCGGTCTCAACGAGCGCAAAGATGGCGTGCCGGGGCAATATGTCGGTGCATCCCACTACAGGAAGGATGCGGCCACCTATTTCAAGGAGGCGGAAAATGCGCGGCCGCACGTTGACGCCCTTTTTGGCAATTTAGTTGACCCGGTCCGAGCCGTATTCGACGCATTGAAGCGCGAGCTTCACAAACAAGGTATTGAATTGCGGCTGGCCCGTTCAGAACACGGTCGGGCTAACGTTTGTCGGGCTCTCAGTTGGACCGGAAGCGGCACATTTTCCTTGGATCCCCACGACGATGTCGCTCAAGTTTTACGCGCTGGGAACGATTACGAGCTTTCTGCGGTGGCGCACAACACCGTCGCAGCACTCAACTTTTATCCCAGCATGCCTGAGGAAGGTGGAAACTTGAGGCTATGGAGTCACAAGCCGACAGTCGCAGATCGAAAGTCGCAGGGTGTGGAGACCACGGGATATCCCTACTCCGCAGCTTATCTCGAGGCCGTGCCTAGTCGCGAAATCCAGCTCAAGGCCGGGGATATCGCGCTACTTGACGGCGGTTTCGTTCATGGGGTTACCGGTCAATCAGGCAACGGAACGCGTCGCGTACTGCTGAACAGCTTTTTCGGATTTGCGCGACCAGATCTTGTTCTCTGGTGGACTTAA
- the ectB gene encoding diaminobutyrate--2-oxoglutarate transaminase, whose protein sequence is MDIDVFEAYESNVRRYGRSFPTVFTKSLGATIWDESGKPYIDFLVGSGALNYGHNNPDIIAPAIQYLADQNIVLSLDMYTAAKRDFIEVFVESILKPRGLSYKIQFPGPTGTNANEAALALARKYTGRSSVMAFTNSYHGMSLGSLAVSGSASTRQLGGVARHDVIRVPYENYPNQTFDSASYIDHVLGDPGSGIEKPAAIILEPIQAEGGMNTASAPWLAEIQRICRKHDVVFIVDDIQAGSGRTGDFFSFEFAKIEPDIVCLSKSLSGSGNPLSIVLIRPDMDIWKPGEHSGTFRGNNLAFVTSAAMCTMWSDRQFTTAVEGTAIKLQEHLDRLVAKFPKCIEQKRGRGLMAGLKCRSQAVVGRVHDVAFENGLLIESSGPNRDVIKVLPPITISDDELDHGIAILDQALQEKTNGD, encoded by the coding sequence ATGGATATCGACGTTTTTGAAGCTTACGAGTCTAACGTTCGTCGCTATGGGCGATCCTTTCCAACAGTCTTTACAAAGTCTCTTGGGGCGACAATCTGGGACGAGTCCGGAAAACCTTATATTGATTTCCTTGTTGGGTCCGGCGCGCTCAATTACGGCCATAACAACCCGGATATCATTGCGCCGGCAATTCAATATCTCGCCGATCAAAATATCGTCTTGTCGCTTGATATGTATACAGCTGCAAAGCGTGATTTCATCGAAGTGTTTGTCGAGTCGATCCTGAAGCCGCGAGGCCTTTCTTACAAGATACAGTTTCCTGGGCCGACCGGGACAAACGCTAACGAAGCGGCGTTGGCGCTGGCGCGAAAATATACCGGCCGCTCGAGTGTCATGGCCTTCACAAATTCGTACCATGGCATGTCGCTCGGCTCCTTGGCGGTGTCGGGTTCAGCGTCAACCAGACAGCTTGGCGGCGTTGCTCGCCACGATGTGATCCGTGTCCCTTACGAGAACTATCCGAACCAAACTTTCGATTCCGCGAGTTACATTGATCACGTGTTGGGCGACCCAGGCAGCGGGATAGAAAAGCCGGCCGCAATCATCCTGGAGCCCATCCAGGCAGAAGGCGGCATGAACACCGCATCCGCACCTTGGCTCGCAGAAATTCAGCGCATTTGCCGTAAGCACGACGTTGTTTTCATCGTCGATGACATTCAGGCAGGTTCGGGACGAACGGGCGATTTCTTCTCGTTCGAGTTCGCGAAAATCGAGCCCGACATCGTGTGTCTTTCAAAATCGCTAAGCGGTTCAGGCAATCCGTTGTCCATAGTTCTGATTCGCCCCGACATGGACATATGGAAACCGGGAGAACATAGCGGGACCTTTAGAGGCAATAATCTCGCCTTCGTGACTTCCGCGGCCATGTGCACAATGTGGTCCGATAGGCAGTTCACTACGGCCGTCGAGGGGACGGCCATCAAACTGCAAGAACACCTTGATCGCCTCGTTGCGAAATTCCCCAAGTGCATCGAACAAAAGCGCGGCCGTGGTCTGATGGCCGGCCTTAAGTGCCGGTCACAGGCCGTTGTTGGCCGTGTGCACGATGTCGCGTTCGAAAACGGCCTGCTGATCGAATCCTCCGGGCCAAATCGCGACGTCATCAAAGTCCTTCCGCCGATAACAATCTCAGATGACGAACTTGATCACGGCATTGCCATCCTCGATCAGGCACTACAGGAGAAAACAAATGGCGACTAA
- a CDS encoding HesB/IscA family protein: protein MITLTANALAAVKAALSRADEPAEGFRIMVEAGGCAGLKYLMGLESVSREGDAIMETDGVKVFVDANSQLHLAGMTVDFVTDLQTSGFVFDNPNARDKCACGKSFG from the coding sequence ATGATCACACTCACTGCAAACGCGCTCGCCGCTGTTAAGGCCGCGCTTTCCCGCGCCGACGAACCGGCGGAAGGCTTTCGCATAATGGTCGAGGCGGGCGGCTGCGCCGGCCTCAAATACCTGATGGGTCTGGAAAGCGTCTCGCGCGAGGGCGATGCCATCATGGAGACGGACGGGGTCAAGGTGTTCGTCGACGCAAACTCCCAGCTCCATCTCGCCGGCATGACCGTTGACTTTGTCACGGACCTGCAGACCTCGGGCTTTGTCTTCGACAATCCCAATGCGCGGGACAAATGCGCCTGCGGCAAGTCCTTTGGCTAG
- a CDS encoding iron-sulfur cluster assembly scaffold protein: MRDDTDNVYLFSDKLYFINPKNVGALDTPNAAGEVGAVACGDGLKLIMGFDPRTETITAATFQTFGRGSAITACSTFTEFIVGKTIDEALQITDRDIADFLGALPPHTIYSSLDRLILERGLRLMSEFFRAVRQAFEETPGFSRLVLVKASSP; encoded by the coding sequence ATGCGGGACGACACCGACAACGTCTACCTCTTCAGCGACAAGCTCTATTTCATCAACCCGAAAAATGTCGGCGCTTTGGACACCCCCAATGCGGCCGGCGAGGTCGGCGCCGTCGCCTGCGGCGACGGGCTTAAATTAATAATGGGTTTCGACCCCAGGACCGAGACGATTACTGCCGCAACGTTCCAGACCTTCGGCCGCGGCTCGGCCATAACCGCTTGCTCGACATTTACCGAATTCATCGTCGGCAAGACCATCGATGAAGCCCTTCAGATCACCGATCGGGACATAGCGGATTTTCTCGGCGCCCTGCCGCCGCACACGATCTACTCATCGCTCGACCGCCTCATCCTGGAGCGCGGCTTGCGGCTGATGAGCGAGTTCTTCCGTGCTGTGAGACAGGCTTTCGAGGAGACGCCAGGATTCTCACGCCTCGTCCTCGTCAAGGCATCATCGCCATGA
- the queE gene encoding 7-carboxy-7-deazaguanine synthase translates to MSYAVKEIFYTLQGEGRNAGRAAVFCRFAGCNLWSGREGDRAKAFCGFCDTDFVGVDGPRGGHFNTARELASAIEQAWRGSGAGQRFVVLTGGEPLLQIDEEFLEALHSLAFEIAVETNGTIPTPAGIDWLCVSPKCNARLVVMAGDELKLVYPQIGAEPEHFEVLAFEHLLLQPMDGPEREANTAAAVAYCLANPRWRLSLQTHKLLGIP, encoded by the coding sequence ATGTCATATGCGGTTAAGGAAATATTCTACACCCTTCAAGGTGAAGGACGAAATGCCGGGCGGGCCGCCGTATTTTGTCGTTTCGCCGGCTGTAACCTTTGGTCGGGACGTGAAGGCGACCGGGCAAAAGCATTCTGCGGATTTTGCGACACCGATTTCGTTGGGGTAGATGGCCCCCGTGGCGGACATTTTAACACCGCACGGGAGCTTGCGTCGGCGATCGAACAAGCCTGGCGCGGGTCGGGAGCTGGGCAGCGTTTTGTCGTGCTCACCGGAGGGGAACCCCTCCTCCAGATCGATGAAGAATTCCTGGAAGCGCTGCATTCCTTGGCGTTTGAAATTGCCGTGGAGACCAACGGGACCATTCCCACACCCGCCGGCATCGACTGGCTGTGCGTCAGTCCGAAATGCAATGCGCGCCTCGTGGTCATGGCAGGGGACGAGCTAAAGCTTGTATATCCTCAGATTGGCGCGGAGCCTGAACATTTCGAAGTTCTCGCGTTTGAGCACCTTTTGCTTCAGCCGATGGATGGGCCCGAGCGCGAGGCGAATACGGCCGCCGCAGTAGCCTATTGTCTTGCCAACCCACGTTGGCGCTTGAGCCTTCAAACCCACAAACTTCTCGGGATCCCATGA
- the queD gene encoding 6-carboxytetrahydropterin synthase QueD, which translates to MKITQAFTFEAAHCLPRVPKTHRCHRMHGHSYRVELRLEGPVDPDTGFVIDFFDVEAVFGPLLQRLDHQHLNEVEGLGNPTAENIAVWIWNQTKPLLGQMCSVSVYETPLCWAEYEG; encoded by the coding sequence ATGAAAATTACGCAAGCTTTCACCTTCGAGGCAGCGCACTGTCTTCCGCGCGTGCCAAAGACACATCGCTGCCACCGCATGCATGGCCACTCATACCGTGTGGAACTGCGTCTGGAAGGGCCCGTCGATCCAGACACGGGCTTTGTCATCGATTTCTTCGATGTCGAGGCTGTCTTCGGACCGCTTCTGCAACGTCTCGACCATCAGCATCTGAATGAGGTTGAGGGTCTCGGCAATCCGACAGCGGAAAACATTGCGGTCTGGATCTGGAACCAAACCAAGCCGCTTCTTGGCCAAATGTGCTCGGTATCGGTCTATGAGACGCCGCTGTGCTGGGCTGAATACGAGGGTTGA
- the queC gene encoding 7-cyano-7-deazaguanine synthase QueC, which produces MQRDPGTALVLFSGGQDSTTCLAWALENFERVETIGFDYGQRHRIELDVRPYLIERIRTDFPAWRGRLGEDHMIDMAVLGQISDTALTRDVEIALNANGITNTFVPGRNLLFLGFAAAIAYRMGANHLVIGVSETDRFSYPDCRDDAVKAMQLALNLGMETRFVIHTPLTQCDKAQTWALADWLGGEALVKLICEGSHTCYSGDREHRHSWGFGCGTCVECNLRAAGWEQFRSCKEAPVTAHEMT; this is translated from the coding sequence ATGCAACGAGATCCGGGAACCGCACTCGTCCTTTTCTCCGGCGGCCAGGATTCGACAACCTGCCTGGCTTGGGCGCTGGAGAACTTCGAGCGCGTCGAGACAATCGGCTTCGACTATGGGCAGCGGCATCGGATCGAGCTCGATGTGCGGCCTTACCTGATCGAGCGCATTCGAACAGACTTTCCGGCCTGGCGTGGTCGACTGGGCGAGGACCACATGATTGACATGGCCGTACTCGGTCAAATCAGTGATACCGCGCTCACGCGCGACGTCGAGATCGCACTGAACGCGAACGGCATAACAAATACCTTCGTGCCTGGCCGCAACCTTCTGTTCCTCGGCTTTGCGGCCGCGATAGCTTACCGGATGGGCGCGAATCACCTCGTAATCGGCGTGTCCGAGACGGATCGTTTCAGCTACCCGGATTGTCGAGATGACGCAGTTAAGGCGATGCAACTTGCCCTGAACCTTGGAATGGAAACGCGTTTCGTCATTCACACACCCCTCACGCAGTGTGACAAGGCGCAGACCTGGGCGCTGGCGGATTGGCTGGGCGGCGAGGCGCTGGTGAAGCTCATCTGCGAAGGAAGCCACACCTGCTATAGCGGAGACCGCGAGCATAGACATAGCTGGGGTTTCGGTTGCGGTACTTGCGTCGAGTGTAATCTTCGCGCAGCAGGATGGGAGCAATTCCGATCCTGCAAAGAGGCACCCGTGACCGCCCATGAAATGACGTGA